The DNA window AGCGACCAGGCCGAGGACCACGTGGACGTCTCGGACTCCCCGACCACCCACTGATCGGCCTTGATGGAAGCCGCCACAAGCCGTTCCACGCCGGACTCCGCCAGGGTGTCCGTGAAATCCGTAAGGCTCTCGATGAAGATGGCGAGCTTCCCGGGGTTGGCCGAGGAATGGTCCGTCAGTGCCTCCACGGATTCCTCGACGTCGTCCGGTCCCACGAGCGAACGGTCCCAGACCGGCAGCGATGCCACCGCCGACTTCCGCGACGCGATGTAGACCAGCTCCGTCTCAGGGTTCGAGCGGCGCAGCGCGTAGGCGAGCGTCACCAGCGCCACGGTCCTGCCGGCGCCCGGCGGGCCGGCCAGTAGGAGCGGGCCCTTGGCCATGATGGCGGCAGGCTGCAGCGTTTCGTCGTCGACGCCGATCACGGGCAGGTCCGGCCGGCCTGCCGGCAGGATGTCCAGGTCCACCTGTTCCGGCAGCCGTTCGATCCGCGGGGCCCTCTCGACGCCCTGGCGCAGCATGGCTTCGCTGAGCTTGTGGACCTCCCTCGCCTGCAGCGCCAGGTTGGAGTTGCCGCCCAGGACGGCCAGCTGCACCTCATGGCTGCCGAGCAGGCCGCGCCCGGGAGGCGATGCCTTGCCCAGGACGTCCTTCGGGACGTCCATGGTGATGTAGTCCTCCTCAGCGGAGAGCCGCAGCACCAGCCTGCGCTGGATGGACGCAAGCAACGACGGCGGCACGGAGTTGGGGCGGTCACCGGTGACGACGAGGTGGATGCCCAGGGGACGGCCGTCGGTCGCCAGCTGCAGGAAGAGGTCCCACAAGGCTGAGAGGCGGCTGTATTCGTATGCCTCGCGGAAGGCGGACATGCCGTCCACGAGCACGAAGATGCGCTTCTCGTCGGGCATGTCGGCGAGCTTCCGGTACTCCACGATCGTGGACGCCCGGACCTCGGCAAAGCGGGCGGAGCGGTCATCAGCGAGGTCGCGGAGCCAGCGCAGGAGCCGGCCCACCCGCTCGACGTCGTCGCCGTCGATGATCCCGCCGACGTGCGGGAGTTCTTCGAGCATCTTCAGGCCGGCGGAACCGCAGTCGATCCCGTAGACGTGCACCGGGCCCCCGCGCGGGGTGACGGCGGCAGCAATGGCTATCCCGCGGAGCGCGGCGGACTTGCCCGAGCCTCCCGTGCCGTAGATGGCCATGTTGCCGTCCCTGTCCGGCTCGTAGAAGACCGTGGGCTGGTCCTGGCGGGCGGGATCGTCGGCAACGCCGAGCAGAAGGCGCTCGTCCGTGCGCGGGTTCGGCAGCAGGGAGAAATCGTAGGTCATGGCCAGTTCGTTCAGCCACGGCTTGCGGGGCGGCCGGATGGCGAGGAGGTCCGCGGCCCGGATGACGTTGGCGGTCATCCGGGCGATGTCGTTGGGACCGGACGGCTCGTCCCTGACCGCAGACTCCGGCGCCGGCGTCGCCCAGGCGGGACCGGACCCGAACGCCATTTCCACGATGTCGACCTGCGGGCGCTGCGGCCGTTCGGTGGTCCAGCCGCCGGCGTAGCCGGTCTGGAACCCCTGGATCCGGCCCGGTCCTGTTTTTGCCGCGCCGCGGCCGGGGATGGAGGGGTCGAAGTAGGCGGCATCCGGGACGCCGAGGATGTCGGTGGCGTCGTCCTCGTCGGCCATGCGCAGCGCCACGCGGAGGTTGGTGTTGGCGCGCAGGCTCTCCTTGATGACGCCGGCCGGGCGCTGGGTGGCGAGGATCAGGTGGAGCCCGAGGGACCGGCCGCGGGCGGCGACGTCAACCACGCCGTCCACGAATTCGGGGACCTCGGTGGCGAGGGCGGCGAACTCGTCCACCACGATGACCAGGTACGGCGGCGCGTCGGGGTCCGCCTCGCGCTGCAGGGCCAGCAGGTCCTTGGCCTTTTTCCGGTTCAGCAGCCGCTCCCGGTAATGCAGTTCGGCGCGCAGTGAGGTCAGGGCGCGGCGCACGAGGTGCGGCGAGAGGTCCGTGACGAGCCCCACCGTGTGCGGCAGGTGCAGGCAGTCGGCGAACGCGGCACCGCCCTTGTAGTCGACGAAGAGGAAGCTCACCCGGTCCGGGCTGTAGGCGGTGGCCATGCCCATGACCCAGGACTGCAGGAACTCGGACTTGCCGGCGCCCGTGGTGCCGCCCACGAGCGCGTGGGGGCCCTCATTCTTCAGGTCCAGGTACAGCGGCTCGACGCCTTTGGATCCCACCAGCGCCCGCAGCGACCCGCTCTCCTTGCGGTTCGCGACGGCGGTGGTTCGGACCGAGTTGTTTTCCTGCCACCGTTCCGCGACGACCTGCGGATTGTCCAGGAAGTCCTTGCCGATCAGCGCCACGTAGGAAACGGCGCGGGGCAGGTTCGAGTCGTCCTCGAGGGGCTTTCCGGCGTCCACCACGGGCGAGAGCATGCGCGCCAGCTGGCCGGCGAGTTCGGCGTCGAGGCTTTCGCAGCTCACGGGATACGTGTGGCGTCCCAGCCGCACCTGCCCCGTAGTGGTGCCGTGTTCGCCGTCGACCGCCATGAAGTCACGGCACGCGGCCGGGAGGGCCTCAACGCCGGTGGCCACCCACAGAACGTGCACCCCGGCGTCGGGTCCGCGCTCCACGAGCCGGGTGAGCCTCCCCCGGTCCACCGGGGCGTCGTCCTCGATGATGACCAGGACCGAGGGCAGCACCGGGGCGGGGAGGTCCCCGGTTTCCTCGTGGATCCCGGGCCGGTGGACGGGGCCTGCCGACTTCAGCGCGGCTTCGCGGAGCTCCAGGAGGTCCTCCAGTCGGGCCAGGAGGCCGGAGCCGCTGGCGGAACCGGCCGCAAGGTGGTCGCCCGCGATCGGGCTGTGGCTCGACCCGACATGCGGCAGCCACTGGAGCCAGTTCCAGCGTTCCCGCGACCGGGTGGACGTGATGGCCGCGACCGCAACCTCGGCCGGCGAGTGCAGGCCCACGAGCTGCAGCACCATGCCCCTGGCCACGTCGTCGACCAGCCCGCGGGAGCCCGCGAGGCCGAACGAGCCGGAAGACCGCAGCTGGGAGACGACCGGCACGCCTTCAATCTCGCGGAACTGGTCCAGGCTGTCCTCGATTTCGCGCCGGTACGCCGTTTCGGTTTCGCTGAAGTTCGGCTCCTCGAACGGCACCCGCGACGGCACCGTGCCGAGTCCGAACCGGAGCCCGAGGAACCCCTGGTGCTCGGGCCGGTGGGTCCAGAGCAGGGGGCCAAGCTTGTAGATCGAATCGACGGTGTCGCTGACGGACGGCGCCTCCTGCAGCCGGACCGCACGTTCCACGCGCTGCAGCTCGGTGATGTCCAGCCGGAACGCGGCCATGGATTCGCGGAACTGCTTGACCTGCTCCTTGTGTTCCCGCTTGGACTGCAGTTTCTGGTCCACGTAGTGACCCACGATGAACAGCGGCATCATCAGCATGAAAACCATGGAAATCAGGCTTTGCGTGACAGCGAAGAGGACGGCCCCCATCATCAGCGGGGCTATCAGCATGATGTACGGGAAGGCGTGGTGGTCCTGCCGTTTTGGCCCGGCGGGCGCCACCCGCTTTGACGGGGCGAACCGGGGAACCACGCGCGGGGAACGGTTGAAGTCAACAAGGGGCGACGTCGGAGCGGCCGCGCCGCTGCGGGCCAGCGGCACCACGGTCAGCTCGGTGTCGCCGAGCGTCACGGTGTCCGAGGAATTCAGGGTGGCCCGGGTGACGGGCAGCCCGTCCATCTGGAGGCCGTTGGCCGAGTTGGTGTCAACGATCTCGACGCTCTCCCCCACGGTGATGCGTGCGTGCCGCTTCGAGGTCAGCGGGTCGGTCAGCCGGACGTCGACGTCCCGGTCCCGGCCGATGTAGCTGGTGCCGGACGGCAGCGAGAACTCCCGGCCGACGTCGGGCCCCGACAGAATGCGGAGGGTGGCGGCTGCTGGTCCGCGGCCGCCGCCAGGACCACTCCCGGCCCCGGGAACTCCAAACTGCTCGCTGACCTGGGTCAGCGAGACAACCGATCCCGGCCGCAGGCCCGATTCCAGCAGGTTGTCCGTGCGGTTGAGCACAATGCCGCGCATGCCGCCGGCCACGAACGCCTCATCGATCCGGAGCGAGAGATTGGGCGGGGCGGGCTCATCACGCCGGCCGGGGTCTGCGGTCCAGAGTTCCGTGGCGATGTCCGCCACAGTGGCCAGGCCGTCCACGGTGACGGCGAGGTCCTTGGCGTCAGCGGGGTCCCGGCGAAGCGTCAGTCGGATTCTCATCCTTCGTCGGTCCCTCTCATTTTTTCAATCAGGTACAGGTCATCTGCGGTCACCAAATGGGATGTGACGGCATGCTCCACGAGCCGGGCGCGCCGGTTGGTGGCGAGCTTCCCGCCGCCTCCCCGGAGGCCGGCCACGCCTACGCGGTCCAGTTTGTCGCACACGTTGTCCAGCTTCCGGTTGAACCGGGTGAGCGCCCAGCCGAGGGTCTTGGCGGCGGCCGCGGAGGACGGAATCGCGCTGAATCCGGTCCCTTCCCGCCGCAGCATGGGTTCGGCCAGCGCCACGATTAGCGCCTTTTGGGAGTCCGTGAAGACCACAGGCCCAATGGTGGTGTCGCCGGCGCTGGAATCGCCCGGAGCCTCCTGCCGGAACGACGGCGTCTTCAGGTGCACGGCGAATTCGTAGGTGGTGGGCCCGGCCGTGAAGATGATGGTGGTGTGGCTGAAGACCAGCGGCAGGCGGGCGCCCGGGGAGAGCCAGGCCTGCATTCCGCCAGAGCCGTCGGCCACGGTTGCCGAGAGCATGCTGCCCACGTTGCTGAGCCGCCAGATGCCGTCGTACCGGGCGATCTGCAGGAAGCGCCGGTGCAGGTACGGGTTGTCATCCACTTCCAAGTCGCCTTCGCGGCCGATGCTGAAGATGTCCTCGTCCGTCGGCTCGTACCATTCGCCGCAGAAGTCTATGGCCAGGTCTCCCATTTTCAGTGTCTCCTCTTTGGGCTGTTTCGTCAGACGCACGCGATGGAGTCCTCGCCCGCCGGGGACGCGGAGCCGTCACTGCGGACAATGATCACCTGCACGCAGGTGGGTTCGGTGGGGTTGGCGGTCACATCCACGCGCGGCACGGACGTGGACTGGTAGCCCCCGCCGTCCTTGACGGTCTTGATCCGCCACTTATAGGTGTCGCCCGGCTTCGGCTGCGGGTTGGTCCACGTGAACCGGACCTTCCCGGCTGCTCCCGCCGCACCAGCGAGCTTCGCGACGTCCGGCACGGACCCGTCATCCAGGGCATCTGCTGGCGGCTTGCTGGGCTGTTCGCTGGCCAGCACCTGGGGCTGCGGCGCCGAGGACGCCACTACGACGCCCACCACGACGGCGAGCACCAGGACTGTTCCGCCGGAGATGGCCAGCCAGAGGTTGCGCTTCCCGTGGTCCGCGGGCGGCGCGTCGGTCGCGGGCGCGTCCGGGGCCTTGGGCCGGCCGCTGCGGAGGACCGTTGCCCTGTCTCTTATACACATCTCGCCGTCGGGTGCTGCGGCAGGGACGGCTGCCGGTGCTAACGGCGCAGGAGCCGGGGACGGCGCCGGGGCAGGCTGTCCGCTGTCCAGCGGCCACGTCCGCGCCGGGAAGGTCGGGGCACTGCCCGTTCTGTCGGGGTCGATGGCGGCGATGCTGCGTACGCGGGTTTCCTCGAACCCGTCGTCGGGATGGCTGTCCTCCTGCTGGCGCTCCTCCAGGACCTCGAAGGGCGTGACGGACAGGTTGAGCTCGGCCTGGATGCGCTGGAGTGCCAGCGCGAAGGCGTGGGCAGAGGAATACCGGGAGGACGCCGACTTCGCCATGGCTGTTGCCAGCGCCTGTTCCAGCGATTCAGGAACGTCGGCCCGGCCGAGCCGCGGGACGGGCATGGCGGTGATGCGGGAAATCAGTTCCTTCTGTGAGTTGTCCGCCCCGGGCAGGACGAACGGCGAGCGTCCGGCGAGGAGGGTGTACAGCGTGGCGCCGAGTGCCCACACGTCCACCATGGCGCCGTCGACCTTTCCTTCCCGGAACTGTTCCGGCGGGGACCACGGGATGGACATCCCGGCGTCCTCGTCGGCGTCGCCGCCGAGGGTTCCGGAGATGCCGAAGTCGGTCAGGGCCGGCCGGTTGTAGTCCGTGACCAGGATGTTGGCCGGTTTGATGTCACGGTGCGCGATGCCGGCCCGGTGGGCTGTTTCGACGGCGGAGGCCACCTGGATGCCGACGGCCAGGACCTCGTCCACGCTGAAGCGCTGCCGCCGGTACCGGACGTCCAGGCTGGGCCGGGAGCAGTATTCCATGGCCAGGTAGGAGTGCCCGTCCTCCGTGACCTCGGCCTCGAAGATGGTGACGATGAACGGATGCGACGACAGCTGGGCCATGAGGTTGGCCTCAGACTCGAACCGGCGCCGCGCGCCTTCCGTTTTCAGGCCGGAGAGGAGAACCTTCACGGCCACCTTGCGGCGCGGGCGGTCCTGCTCATAGAGGTAGACATCGGAGAATCCGCCCGATCCGAGCAGGCTGACGTAGGTGAAGCCGGGGATGCGGGGCGGCGGGGCTACGGGCCGCTTGGAACTCACAGGATCTCCTCAAAGCGCAAGGAAACGTCATCGCCCAGTTCGGCGATGTCACCGTCCAGGACAATGGCCATCTCGTTCTGGGCCAGGCGCCGCGGCGGCTGGCCTTCACGGATCAGCACGGTGCCGTTGGTGGCCTTCAGGTCGCACAGCATCACGTGCCAGCCCTCCAGTCGCACCTCGACGTGGGACCGCGAAATGTCGCCGCCGGGGCTCGCCACCTGGACCAGCCGCGGCATGACGCCGCCCTGGACGCGCGACACCGACGGCTGCCGTCCAATCACCAGCGACTCATCGAGATCGATCACGTCTCCCGTGGACAGCCGCAGCCGGCCGAGCCGGGGACGCGGCACCTGCACGGCGACGTCCGGGAGGGCGGAACCGCAGGCGGGGCACTGCGCGCTCGTGGGCGGGCTGGCGTGGCCCCGTGCGCACACACGGGCCAAAACCAGCGGGCCTCCGCCCGGCGACCGGCCGGAGGCAGCGGCCGCGGCGGGCTGGACGGGCGCCGCCGCCAGGTCGCTCTTGAGAATGGTCTGCCCGTCGTGGTCGCCGTCGGCAAGCTGTCCAGGCAGCTCCTGTCCGGGTAGATCCTGTCCGGGTGACTCCTGGGCGGGCGGCTGTGCCGGCAGCTCCTGTTCGGGCGCCCCCTCCGCTTCCGGACGGGCGTCAGGCAGGGAAATGAACGACGGCGGGGCCTGGGGGCGCGGGCCCGGTCACCGCCGGTGGCCCACGGCACCGAATCAATCAGTCCGCCGGACGCCGGCGCGTGGCTGGCCGGTGCGGGCTCTGCAACTGGCTCGGCATCCGGCGCGGCAGCCAGCTTCTGGTTGGCTTCCCGGGGTTCCGCAGGCTCCTGGCCTGCTGATTCCTGGCCTGCTGATTCCGTGCCGTCGGTTGCCTCGCTCGCCGGTCGCGGGGCGCCGTCGTCGTCCTGGTCGTCACGGACGGCCGCGTCCTCGATGCGGCGCACCACAGTCTTGTCCCAGAGGTGGTCGTACGAACCGGTAAGTTCGGTGGCCGGTGCCGGCTGCCGCGGCTGCGGCTGCGGCTGTGGCTGTGGCTCTTCTTCAATTGAGCCGGACAGGTCAGCGGCCCCGGTGACGGTGAAGCCCGTCTCGGGCATGCGCGTCTCTTCAATCCCGCCGTCAGCCGGCCCGTTCCCCGGCATCCCCGCGGACGTTTCCTCGGGGATCCCCGCGACGGTCTCGGCCGAGGCTTCCGGCGCTTGCTCCAGGACCGCTTCAGGGTTGGCTTCCTGCGCGGAAGCCGCCTCACGCGGATTCACCGTAGGCTTGCCGCCTCCGGTGACCTCCACTCGGAGGGTCTTAAGGAAGACTGCGCCTTCCGTGACCGGCAGCTCCAAGGCCGAGGACTGGCCCGGAACGGTCAGGCTGAACCACTCCGGCGCGTCCAGCCACCGCTCGGTCCAGGTGGTGACATTCCGGCCGTCGAGCTCCACCGGGCCGCCCGGAAGCTGAACCGTCAGGTCGAGGTCACCGCGGAGGAAGACCCTCAGTGACTCCCCGATTCCAATGATGCCGAACCAGGGCGTACGGGACAGGGGCACGCCGAATCCGCTCGTCACGGCGTGGAGCACGTCATGGACTTCTGGCCCGTCGCCCAACAGGTCCCACACGGTGTTGACCAGCGGCGCCGGCGTATCGGGGCCAAGGACGACCGCCGTTCCGGAGCGGACCAGCCCCAACCAGCCGCCCGGAACGTAGCTAGCTGCGGTCATGGGCAGATTCCTCGGTCGCGGCTGCACGCGGCAGGGTGTCCTCGTCCTCGGCGGCCGAGGCAGTCCTCGGTGCCGTGGTGGCCGCGCCTGCATCATCCAGGACGTTCCTGGCGTCGATGACGATCACGGTGATGTTGTCCCTGCCGCCGCTCCTCAGGGCTGCCTGGATGAGCGCGTCCACAGCTTCCTGGGGGTCTTCCACCGAGCCCAGAATGCCCAGCATGCGGTCGTCCGTCAGCTCCCCGTTGAGCCCGTCCGAGCAGATCATGACGCGGTCGCCCTCCTCGATCGGGAGCAGCCAGTAGTCGGCTTCCGTGTCATCGCCCGTGCCCAGTGCGCGGGTCACGACGTGCCGGCGGGGGTGGACTGCGGCCTGCTCGGCCGTGATCTCTCCGGTGTCCACCAGCTCCTGGACTTCGGAGTGGTCCACGCTGACCTGGGCGAACTGGCCTTGGCTGAGGCGGTACGTCCGGGAGTCACCGATATTCATGACCAGCCAGTAGGGAACGCCCATTTGCTCCACCACCACCACGCCGCTCAGCGTGGTGCCCGCACGCGAGCCTGTGGCGGTGCGGATGGAATCATCCGCGGCGGCCAGGAAGTGCTGCACGACGGAAGCCGTGGCGGTCCGCTCCCCCGTGGCCAGCTGCGGCATTGCCGCCAGTGCCCTGACGCACATGCCGCTCGCGACTTCGCCGGCTTCATGGCCGCCCATGCCGTCCGCGACGGCGAACACGGGATCGGAGGCGATGAACGAATCCTCGTTGAGCTCGCGGCGAAGGCCGCGGTCTGTGCCGTAGCCGTAGCTCAGGCTGAGGCCCGGCTCCCGGCCGGCCCCTGGAGTGTGGGCCGCCTGCTGTGAGTTCATGCCTGTCCTACGGTGAAATTGCGGTCCCCGAAATGAACCGTGGTTCCGGGGCTGACAAATGATGGCACGCCGGGTTGCAGCGCCGTGCGGACGCCGTCCGGTGTGGTGACGGCGCTGCCGTTCGTGGAGTTGCGGTCCGTCACCCAGACGCCCGCACCGTCCGTGAGGAGGTGAAGGTGGGTCTTGGAAATGGTCCGCCCGGGATCCGGAACCGCCAGCAGCTGGGCCTGGGACTCGCCCGGGTTGGCGGCGGGATTGCGCCCGACAAGAACGTGCCGGTCCAGCCGGAAGTCGCGGCCGTCGTCGAGCTGTATCCGCAGCACTGCGACCGGTCCGGCCAAGCCGGAACCGGAGCGCAGCTGCGTCCGGTCCAGTCCGTCGTCGGGGTGGCCGCCGGCGTTGGCCGCCGCCGGGGAGACCGGCTGTGAAACAACGGGCGAGGCGACCGGTGAGGCCACCTGCTGCACGGGTGGAAGGTCCAGGGGCGCGAAGCTGTACGGGCCCTGGATGCCGCCGGTGGTCACCGGATTGCGGCCGGCGCCGACGTCAAACACGAGGGTCTTGGCGGCAACGTCATTCCATCCCCGGAGCCGGCCGTTCCTGTCCCAGGCATTTGACAGGACCACGACGACCGCCCAGGCAATGCCGAGGAGCACGGCGGGCGCCAGGATCCACGGCGCAACATCGAACCACTTGAAGATGGCCACGAGTGCGGCGGCGAGGACTGCCAGGAGTATTCCTGCTCCGGTGACGATGCCGCGCAGGAATACAGTACCGGCGCCCGGTGCGTAGCCGTCGCTGTCAGTGCTGCGGATGCCCATGAGGCGGTTTCCGATGGTGTTGCCGGACCTGCCCTCGATGCCTGCCAGGACGAACGTGTAGATGAGGGTCAGGCCTACGGCCACGCTTCCGAGGAGGACCAGCATGCCCGTGTCGTACACGATGAAGCCGGAGCTACGGGTGCTGGTGACGCTCGCAAATCCGACGGACAGAAGGACCACTAGGATCACTGCCGGAGCCAGCCAGTCAAGCACGGCGGCGCCGAGACGCTTGCCCGGCGCAGCCGGCACCAGCTCCAGTGTCCCTCCCATTCCAGATCCTTCCCCCGGCCCTACCGGGACTGTCTCTTATACACATCTAGATGTGTATAAGAGACATCGGCCCGGCGTGCGGCGCGGCCCGGGTTTCGGCGCCGCCCACACTGTTGTGCCCGGTCAGGTCGGACCGGGCACCGCCGCTGGACCCGCGAACGGCGCGGCCGCCGCGGTTCGCCAGGGGCGCCCCGCACGCACCGCAGTAGGTTGCCCCGGTGCGGACAGGCTGACGGCAGTGCACGCACCGCTCCACCCTGTCACTCATCGCCGGCTCCGCCCTTGGACGCGTTCCGTCCCCGGAAGCGTGCCCGCAGGGCAGCTGGTGCCTTCAGGACGGCCCGAGGATTCAGGGCCGTCCGTGCATTATCGCCGCGGGAATTCAGGGCGGCCCGGGCATCGGCCAGCAAGGACCGCGGCGAGAACCGTGCCTGCTGGCGCCGCCAGAACCCGACCGTGCCGGTGATTTCCTTGAGCGAACCGTCCACGATCTCCCAGTACTCCCGGACCTCGTCCTCGCTGGGCTGGCCCGCCCCGAAGATGGAAGCGTCCGCCCGGTGTGCCAGCATCGTGGTGGTGGTACCGGCCGCCGGAAACGCCTCCGCCACAACGGCTGCCGTCTCCCGCCGCGTGGCGCGGCCGTCAACAGCCGCGCCCATGTCCGTGGCCAGGCTGAGGACTTCGTTCCATCCGCCCCCGACCCGCTGTGCCGGGTGCCCCTCAGCGAAACGGGACTTCCTCCGCCGCGACTTGAGCAGCGCAATGACCAGCAGCGGCAGGGTCAGGATTCCGACCGGAATCAGGCCGATGCCGATGGCGCTGAGGATGGGACCCCAGAAGAGCCACGGATTGTTCTTCTTCTCGTCCGCGTCCAGCGCGTCAGGCGAGGAGTCCGGCGGGAGGTCGGCCGGTTCCTGCGGCGGGGGCGGCGGCTGCAGGACCTGGGGTTTGGGCTTGGACTTACTTTCGGGGTCCGGCGGAATGGGGATGTTGTCCTTGGGCGGCGTGGGATCGAACGTGACCCAGCCGACGCGGTCGAAGGCAACCTCGACCCACGCGTGGACATCCTTGCCCAGGATCCTGACTTCACCTGCGCCGTTTTCCGGGCTCTTCGGGTCCGGGTAGAAGCCCATGACGACGCGGGAGGGGATGCCCAGGTGCCGCAGCATGAGGGACATGGCCACGGCATACTGTTCGTCGTCGCCCAGCATCTGCTTGGCGGTCAGCAGGTCCCGGATGCGCGCCGCGCCGTGGCCGGACACGCTGGGGAGCTGACCGTCGGCGATGAGCCCGTTGCTGAAGGCGCCCTTCTTCTGGAAATGGGCCTCGATCTGCCGGACCCGGTCGATGGCCGTGGGCGCGTCGGCCGCGAGGTCGTTGGCTTGGGCGCCCACCACCGGCGGGACCTCCGCGGCATCCGGGAGCGTGACCTTGGCAAAGTCGTACTGCGTCAGCTGGCCGTGCTCCAGTTTCACCGGGTCCGAAACCTGGACGCTGTAGGAATCGCCCTGGGACAGGCCCTTGGTGGTGACTGCCGTGTCGGTTCCGGAATTGAAGTACAGCCCCGCGGCTGCGTTGGACGAGCCCGTGGCGAAGCTGAGGCCGGTGGTTTTCCTGCCGCCGGGGACGAAGTAGCCCTGATAGTCCTCGACCGTGATGTCCAGCGTGTAGTCGTTGGTGGGCACCGATGCCGCGGTATCGGCGAGGGTGTTGATCGACTTTGCGTCGCCCACCTTGCTGAAGTTGCCTGAGCCGTTCGGGTCCATCGTGTAATTGGTGCCGTTGAAGGCGTCCAGGGCCCCGAGCCTGACCCGGGCGTCCTTGGGGAGACCCTTGACGACGAACAGGGCGTCGTCCTTCTTGTCCTTGACGAAGTTGCGGAAGCTCGCCAGCGGCGTGACGTAGTCCTTGGGGTCAAACGGCGGCACGACGACGTTCCGCAGGACTTTGCGTTCGTCGCCGGCGGCGAACAGCGGCGACACGACGGCCGTGATGCCCACGGTGGCGGCTATGACGGCGGCCCCGGCTGCCAGGCGCCGCAGCCGCGCCCGGCCGGCGGTATCGGCGTCGTGCTGGGGACGGTTGACCGAGACCTTGCGGGTGTCGGTGCGGCGCAGGCAGTCCCGGCGGAACGTGGCCCAGGCAATGCCCACGACCGTCAGGGCGGTGCCCCGTTCCACGGTGAGGAACCCGGCATTGGTGCTGAACGCGATGCCGGTGACGAACAGGGCCAGCACCGGCAGGAGGGGCCAGTAGGGGCTCCTGACCCGCCAGGTCAGCACCCCAGCAACCGCCGCGGCGATGAGCGAACTCAGGAAGGGGACGATCAGCACCCCGCCCGCCGTTCCCACGGGGACCCCGACCGTGAGCATGTCCTTCCACGAGAACACCACCCCGAGCAGGAGCGTGCGCAGCGATTCCGGGCTCGGGATGACGCCCGCGATGGCTGCGCCGGGCACAGCCAGGGCGGTGCCGAGGACCAGATAGGAACCTAGAGCCAGGGCCGTGGTGATCAGGAGGCCCAGCCGGAAATGCGCGCTGCAGGCGGAGACGGCCAGGCCGAGGATGATCCCGCCGAAGCCCGCCACCAGGTAGTACCTGTCTCTTATACACATCTAGATGTGTATAAGAGACAGGGTCTTGGCGGCAACGTCATGCGCCGCCGTCGAGCAGGAAATGCCACCGCGGCTGGCCGCTGGCGAAGGCCGAGGGCGGCGCGGACGGAACCTGCCGCCGCGGGCGGAGGCCGGGTGCCTGGCTCATGCGGCAGCCTTTCGGAGGACGGCGGGAAGGTCGGAGAGGTCGCCGAGGGTCAGCACCGTGAGGTCGGCGATGTTGGCACGTGCCGGGGCCGCACCGGCGTCGAGCCGCACGGCGATGCTGCGCACGCCGGGCGGCACCGAGGCCGCGGCAGAGCGGAGCTGGGCGGGCTTCACCTGGCTGCCCACCACGAAGAAGACGACGGAGGCGTTGGGGACGGTGTCGGCCAGCGTCCGGGCAAGGTCGACGGCGGTCTTCCGCTGCGGGGCGCCGACAATCCGGGTCATGTCATCGAGCATGTTGCGGCCGGTTTCGCAGCGGAGCGGGCCCGCCTGGGTCAGGACGTCCAGTTCGCGCTGCTCGCGGATGGCCTGGCGGCCGATGGAGGCGGCGGCGGAGATGGCCAGCTCGAACTCGTGCTCGGAGGCGTATTCGTCGGTGTTGATGGACAGCGAAATGGCAAGGTGGGCCCGGCGTGTTTCTTCGAACTGACGCACCATGAGCTTGTTGGTCCGGGCCGTGGTTTTCCAGTGGATGTGCCGGCGGTCATCA is part of the Arthrobacter sp. KBS0703 genome and encodes:
- a CDS encoding FHA domain-containing protein, encoding MIDLDESLVIGRQPSVSRVQGGVMPRLVQVASPGGDISRSHVEVRLEGWHVMLCDLKATNGTVLIREGQPPRRLAQNEMAIVLDGDIAELGDDVSLRFEEIL
- a CDS encoding FtsK/SpoIIIE domain-containing protein; this translates as MRIRLTLRRDPADAKDLAVTVDGLATVADIATELWTADPGRRDEPAPPNLSLRIDEAFVAGGMRGIVLNRTDNLLESGLRPGSVVSLTQVSEQFGVPGAGSGPGGGRGPAAATLRILSGPDVGREFSLPSGTSYIGRDRDVDVRLTDPLTSKRHARITVGESVEIVDTNSANGLQMDGLPVTRATLNSSDTVTLGDTELTVVPLARSGAAAPTSPLVDFNRSPRVVPRFAPSKRVAPAGPKRQDHHAFPYIMLIAPLMMGAVLFAVTQSLISMVFMLMMPLFIVGHYVDQKLQSKREHKEQVKQFRESMAAFRLDITELQRVERAVRLQEAPSVSDTVDSIYKLGPLLWTHRPEHQGFLGLRFGLGTVPSRVPFEEPNFSETETAYRREIEDSLDQFREIEGVPVVSQLRSSGSFGLAGSRGLVDDVARGMVLQLVGLHSPAEVAVAAITSTRSRERWNWLQWLPHVGSSHSPIAGDHLAAGSASGSGLLARLEDLLELREAALKSAGPVHRPGIHEETGDLPAPVLPSVLVIIEDDAPVDRGRLTRLVERGPDAGVHVLWVATGVEALPAACRDFMAVDGEHGTTTGQVRLGRHTYPVSCESLDAELAGQLARMLSPVVDAGKPLEDDSNLPRAVSYVALIGKDFLDNPQVVAERWQENNSVRTTAVANRKESGSLRALVGSKGVEPLYLDLKNEGPHALVGGTTGAGKSEFLQSWVMGMATAYSPDRVSFLFVDYKGGAAFADCLHLPHTVGLVTDLSPHLVRRALTSLRAELHYRERLLNRKKAKDLLALQREADPDAPPYLVIVVDEFAALATEVPEFVDGVVDVAARGRSLGLHLILATQRPAGVIKESLRANTNLRVALRMADEDDATDILGVPDAAYFDPSIPGRGAAKTGPGRIQGFQTGYAGGWTTERPQRPQVDIVEMAFGSGPAWATPAPESAVRDEPSGPNDIARMTANVIRAADLLAIRPPRKPWLNELAMTYDFSLLPNPRTDERLLLGVADDPARQDQPTVFYEPDRDGNMAIYGTGGSGKSAALRGIAIAAAVTPRGGPVHVYGIDCGSAGLKMLEELPHVGGIIDGDDVERVGRLLRWLRDLADDRSARFAEVRASTIVEYRKLADMPDEKRIFVLVDGMSAFREAYEYSRLSALWDLFLQLATDGRPLGIHLVVTGDRPNSVPPSLLASIQRRLVLRLSAEEDYITMDVPKDVLGKASPPGRGLLGSHEVQLAVLGGNSNLALQAREVHKLSEAMLRQGVERAPRIERLPEQVDLDILPAGRPDLPVIGVDDETLQPAAIMAKGPLLLAGPPGAGRTVALVTLAYALRRSNPETELVYIASRKSAVASLPVWDRSLVGPDDVEESVEALTDHSSANPGKLAIFIESLTDFTDTLAESGVERLVAASIKADQWVVGESETSTWSSAWSLAQPFKSGRRGLLINPGDIEGDSLLNTSLGRVSTDFIPGRGYIVGRGKVRKLQIALPPESRQ
- a CDS encoding serine/threonine-protein kinase → MSSKRPVAPPPRIPGFTYVSLLGSGGFSDVYLYEQDRPRRKVAVKVLLSGLKTEGARRRFESEANLMAQLSSHPFIVTIFEAEVTEDGHSYLAMEYCSRPSLDVRYRRQRFSVDEVLAVGIQVASAVETAHRAGIAHRDIKPANILVTDYNRPALTDFGISGTLGGDADEDAGMSIPWSPPEQFREGKVDGAMVDVWALGATLYTLLAGRSPFVLPGADNSQKELISRITAMPVPRLGRADVPESLEQALATAMAKSASSRYSSAHAFALALQRIQAELNLSVTPFEVLEERQQEDSHPDDGFEETRVRSIAAIDPDRTGSAPTFPARTWPLDSGQPAPAPSPAPAPLAPAAVPAAAPDGEMCIRDRATVLRSGRPKAPDAPATDAPPADHGKRNLWLAISGGTVLVLAVVVGVVVASSAPQPQVLASEQPSKPPADALDDGSVPDVAKLAGAAGAAGKVRFTWTNPQPKPGDTYKWRIKTVKDGGGYQSTSVPRVDVTANPTEPTCVQVIIVRSDGSASPAGEDSIACV